A window from Cydia amplana chromosome 12, ilCydAmpl1.1, whole genome shotgun sequence encodes these proteins:
- the LOC134652915 gene encoding uncharacterized protein LOC134652915 codes for MEELLSTESTQQVPYQSSNEQVKSFGQWQSRQQTQPPQASGTEWHQQGQIYQGQVPSQIQKGSPRSVSTDSGFISPLNFNVPTDPTRQDPTMPTVTHGPETSMPMIVHVTSLSDKAAFVDMGTCVVCKKSAKQMCMGCMKVYYCNYECQTLNWGEHAPYCSQ; via the exons ATGGAAGAGCTCCTTTCTACGGAATCTACGCAACAGGTCCCGTATCAGTCAAGTAATGAGCAAGTAAAATCGTTTGGACAATGGCAATCAAGACAACAAACCCAACCGCCACAAGCGTCTGGAACAGAGTGGCACCAACAAGGGCAGATTTACCAAGGACAGGTTCCTTCACAGATTCAGAAAGGGTCTCCCCGTTCGGTTTCCACCGATAGCGGATTTATAAGCCCATTGAATTTCAACGTGCCTACCGACCCAACCAGACAAGATCCAACG ATGCCGACAGTAACTCATGGGCCCGAAACCTCCATGCCTATGATAGTACACGTCACGTCCCTCAGTGACAAAGCCGCCTTCGTAGATATGGGCACATGCGTGGTATGCAAGAAGAGCGCCAAGCAAATGTGCATGGGTTGCATGAAGGTTTACTACTGTAATTATGAATGCCAG actCTCAACTGGGGTGAGCACGCGCCTTATTGTTCGCAGTAA